A window of the Cryptococcus neoformans var. neoformans B-3501A chromosome 9, whole genome shotgun sequence genome harbors these coding sequences:
- a CDS encoding hypothetical protein (Match to ESTs gb|CF193553.1|CF193553, gb|CF193360.1|CF193360, gb|CF192415.1|CF192415; HMMPfam hit to 14-3-3, 14-3-3 protein, score: 520.7, E(): 1.3e-153) gives MSNREDSVYLAKLAEQAERYEEMVENMKSVASSDQELTVEERNLLSVAYKNVIGARRASWRIVSSIEQKEESKGNEAQVAMIKAYREKIEAELAKICEDILEVLDKHLIPSAASGESKVFYHKMMGDYHRYLAEFATGDKRKDSADKSLEAYKAASDVAVTELPPTHPIRLGLALNFSVFYYEILNSPDRACHLAKQAFDDAIAELDTLSEESYKDSTLIMQLLRDNLTLWTSDMNEPEKEEKPEETKQEEVAPAA, from the exons ATGTCTAACCGAGAAGACTCTGTCTACCTTGCCAAGCTCGCCGAGCAGGCTGAGCGATACGAGG AAATGGTCGAGAACATGAAGTCTGTCGCCTCTTCCGACCAGGAGCTCACCGTCGAGGAGCGTAATCTCCTTTCCGTTGCCTACAAGAACGTTATCGGTGCCCGCCGAGCTTCCTGGCGAATCGTCTCCTCCATCgagcagaaggaggagtcCAAGGGTAACGAGGCTCAGGTGGCCATGATCAAGGCCTACagggagaagattgaggctGAGCTTGCCAAGATCTGCGAGGACATTCTTGAGGTTCTCGACAAGCACCTTATCCCTTCTGCCGCTTCTGGCGAGTCCAAGGTCTTTTACCACAAGAT GATGGGAGATTACCACCGATACCTTGCCGAGTTTGCTACCGGCGACAAGCGAAAGGACTCTGCCGACAAGTCTCTCGAGGCTTACAAGGCTGCTTCCGACGTTGCCGTTACCGAGCTTCCCCCTACGCACCCCATCCGACTCGGTTTGGCCCTCAACTTCTCCGTCTTTTA CTACGAGATCCTCAACTCCCCCGACAGGGCTTGCCACCTTGCCAAACAGGCTTTCGACGACGCCATTGCCGAGCTCGACACCCTTTCCGAGGAATCCTACAA gGACTCTACCCTCATCATGCAGCTTCTTAGGGACAACCTTACTCTCTGGACTTCTGACATGAACGAGCCTG agaaggaagagaagccCGAGGAAACAaagcaggaggaggttgCCCCCGCGGCTTAG
- a CDS encoding hypothetical protein (Match to EST gb|CF187117.1|CF187117; HMMPfam hit to Band_7, SPFH domain / Band 7 family, score: 130.8, E(): 3e-36): MSAPAPDHNKPSMDGTTINFNNSAKGHNEPLPVAEENNELDRYVTDDLPRQPRMAAKPQIPDAIMAVQPLRKNEMQPSYAQDLGTGTIDHGCYGSMMNVLGECIGALGMIPCCPCPNPFNNISQGAVGLVSRFGQFYKSVDPGLVKVNVCTEDVRVVDVKIQLTSVPRQTVQTKDNVSVEVDSVICWHVISPYRAAFGINDVRSALVERAQTTLRQVVGGRVLQSVISDREGLAHEVAEIIEATAEKWGVAIESILLKDINFSVELQQSLSSAATQKRIGESKVIAARAEVDAAKLMRQAADILASPAAMQIRQLEALQNMARSSGSKVVFVPMNLGTMGAAGMNDVAHQIAASGHDEHADHGPSTATNAGIISSMANV, translated from the exons ATGTCTGCCCCAGCCCCCGACCACAACAAGCCATCCATGGACGGCACAACGATCAACTTCAACAACAGCGCCAAGGGCCACAACGAACCGCTTCCCGTGGCCGAGGAGAACAACGAGCTCGACCGCTATGTCACAGACGACTTGCCCAGGCAGCCGAGGATGGCTGCCAAGCCCCAAATTCCAGACGCTATCATG GCCGTTCAGCCCTTGAGGAAGAACGAGATGCAACCCTCTTATGCTCAAGACCTTGGTACCGGCACTATTGAT CACGGATGCTATGGCTCCATGATGAACGTGCTTGGTGAATGCATCGGTGCTTTGGGTATGATCCCTTGCTGCCCTTGCCCCAACCCGTTCAACAACATCTCTCAGGGTGCCGTCGGTTTGGTCTCCCGGTTTGGTCAGTTCTACAAG TCTGTCGATCCAGGTTTGGTCAAGGTCAATGTCTGCACTGAGGATGTCAGAGTTGTTG ATGTTAAGATCCAACTCACTTCCGTTCCCCGTCAGACCGTCCAAACTAAAGACAATGTTTCTGTTGAAGTTGACAGCGTAATCTGCTGGCACG TCATCTCCCCTTACCGAGCCGCATTTGGAATCAACGACGTGAGGTCTGCTTTGGTGGAGCGTGCCC AAACTACCCTTCGTCAGGTAGTCGGTGGAAGA GTCCTTCAAAGTGTAATCTCCGACCGGGAGGGTCTTGCTCATGAAGTTGCCGAGATC ATCGAAGCTACCGCCGAGAAGTGGGGTGTCGCCATCGAATCTATCCTTCTCAAGGACATCAATTTCTCCGTCGAATTGCAGCAATCTCTTTCTAGTGCTGCCACTCAGAAGAGGATTGGTGAATCCAAGGTTATCGCTGCCAGAGCCGAGGTTGATGCCGCCAAGTTGATGAGGCAAGCTGCCGAC ATTCTTGCATCGCCAGCTGCTATGCAGATCCGTCAACTCGAAGCTCTCCAGAACATGGCTCGATCATCTGGCAGCAAGGTTGTCTTTG TCCCTATGAACCTCGGAACAATGGGTGCAGCCGGTATGAACGACGTTGCACACCAAATCGCCGCCTCTGGTCACGACGAGCATGCAGATCATGGGCCAAGTACTGCAACCAACGCTGGTATTATCAGCTCTATGGCCAACGTCTAA
- a CDS encoding hypothetical protein (HMMPfam hit to DUF625, Protein of unknown function (DUF625), score: 213.4, E(): 4.2e-61), with amino-acid sequence MAMTALHPTVSSSDIHLDSPHSYTHSGSTLLPDPSASPSPSTSHAPLPGASAGDMQAEAPELVEEVPEGESEGMGDQIILDSQPEVDVEDLTGEMEYENLRYRTERERKRVKVYELRDESWFDRGTGICRGMINADGHAVILVEAESPQVQENEDEPGGFLTKDILLNSNVERDDIYGKQQDTLIVWTDPESKLDIALSFQDADGCEDTWQFICEVQKHLISVEDETQVPSSSSPIGGSPMMVANAHMVNAEHKLPWQPPTLANIREQEFCIRAQAKSAMGRERAMEHILNEATEDLESLDDLHALCSLMQTILLFNDNGIFEYILQDDVFLGVIGMLEYDPEFPELKATYRQYFQENARFREVVPIPDPIICNKVHQTYRLLFLKDVVLARVLDDSAFNILNGFIFFNQVDIINYIQQSDGFLTQLFEAFRDPLPPPPPKDTPPEPLDDKKRDTVMFLHQLVMMGKSIQLPPRLQLYRTLVDRGLLRVIEWSFRRPEAKILHAGAEMLTLVVEHDASSVRSYVFKEQEQKERTLVKEIIELLHKTTNAGLMGQMADTLKTMLEVPPDNESFMAKKEGPLAEQFMTHFYETWATYLFKPLLDIPDYKTEQPTTKLTREYTSLLQNLVELLSYCLLNHPHKGSYFILSNPISKKVVALLYIRDKPLRHAALRFLKACLRTPNHFIHRHFVKNDLLGPLLMLLEEESLRDNMMSSACMEVVEQIRKDNLKTVINYLFENYTPRLEALSRRPLMRGIMMGIRSRWEMNNEPTPSMPLVAATSATSIGGEDGWVNEEKKEDDYFNGSDDETDRTVVDDTENVIGEEEGEEGAVPAKRKRLQSGGGPKKRAQRTGSALGLDYDDNSDPESPVSTPQHTEHSSSSTPVLTTTTSLLERTVSRAQAVAEKEKNTSELEEDLGDVQAKMREKRRREEEEEEEGGFAGLLVGAKPQPVATVAASAASGGGAIGAGKGEEGKDDERDTAMQSEVSTTGEGKKGLKDMGKKIRLNFGLGKKFSK; translated from the exons ATGGCTATGACAGCCCTACATCCCACAGTTTCATCTTCAGATATACACCTCGACTCCCCACACAGCTATACGCACTCCGGATCCACCCTCCTGCCCGACCCATCCgcttccccatcccctAGTACCTCTCACGCTCCCCTACCCGGCGCATCAGCAGGGGACATGCAAGCAGAAGCACCTGAATTGGTAGAAGAGGTTCCAGAAGGAGAATCGGAAGGAATGGGAGACCAAATCATTCTTGATTCACAGCCAGAGGTTGACGTTGAAGACCTTACGGGGGAGATGGAATACGAGAACTTGAGGTATCGGACGGAGAGAGAGCGGAAACGCGTTAAG GTGTACGAGCTTCGTGACGAGTCATGGTTCGACCGAGGGACAGGCATTTGTCGTGGGATGATCAATGCGGATGGCCATGCAGTCATTTTAGTGGAGGCTGAATCACCTCAAGTTCaggagaatgaagatgagccTGGAGGATTCTTGACCAAAGATATCTTGTTGAATTCCAATGTTGAAAGGGATGATATCTACGGCAAACAACAAG ATACTCTGATAGTTTGGACGGATCCAGAATCGAAACTTGATAttgctctttcctttcaGGACGCCGATGGATGCGAGGATACTTGGCAATTTATATGTGAAGTTCAAAAGCACCTCATCAGCGTCG aggatgaaacGCAGGtgccatcatcttcatcgcccATTGGTGGTTCTCCAATGATGGTTGCCAACGCGCACATGGTCAATGCCGAGCACAAGCTACCGTGGCAGCCTCCTACGTTGGCAAACATTAG GGAACAAGAGTTTTGCATAAGAGCACAGGCCAAGTCGGCAATGGGTCGGGAGAGAGCAATGGAGCATATCCTGAACGAGGCAA CGGAAGACTTGGAAAGCTTGGATGATTTGCACGCTTTATGTTCCTTGATGCAGACGATCT TATTGTTTAACGACAATGGTATATTCGAATATATTCTTCAGGATGATGTATTCCTCGGTGTTATTGGAATGCTTGAAT ACGATCCCGAATTCCCCGAACTCAAAGCCACCTATCGTCAATATTTTCAAGAAAACGCTCGTTTCCGAGAAGTCGTTCCCATCCCCGACCCTATTATCTGCAACAAGGTCCATCAGACATACCGCCTCTTATTTCTCAAAGACGTCGTGCTTGCCCGTGTACTTGATGATTCAGCATTCAATATTCTTAATGgtttcatctttttcaaccAAGTGGATATCATCAACTACATCCAACAGAGCGATGGCTTCCTCACGCAATTATTCGAAGCCTTCCGTGATCCCTtacctccccctcctcctaAAGATACACCTCCAGAACCGCTCGATGATAAGAAACGTGACACAGTCATGTTCCTCCATCAACTTGTCATGATGGGCAAGTCAATTCAACTTCCTCCACGTTTACAACTCTATCGGACCCTGGTCGACCGCGGACTTTTACGCGTTATCGAATGGTCTTTCCGCCGTCCTGAAGCAAAGATTTTACATGCGGGTGCGGAGATGTTGACCCTTGTGGTGGAGCATGATGCGTCGTCGGTGAGAAGTTATGTTTTcaaggagcaggagcagaaggagcGGACGTTGGTGAAGGAGATTATTGAGTTATTGCACAAAACGACGAATGCGGGGTTAATGGGACAGATGGCGGATACGCTGAAGACGATGTTGGAGGTTCCCCCGGATAATGAG TCATTcatggcgaagaaggaagggccTCTGGCGGAACAGTTCATGACTCATTTCTATGAGACTTGGGCTACGTATCTCTTCAAACCGTTATTGGATATCCCAGATTACAAAACTGAACAGCCCACGA CAAAATTAACTAGAGAGTATACTTCgcttcttcaaaatctcGTTGAACTCTTATCGTACTGTCTTCTGAATCACCCTCATAAAGGCTCGTACTTTATATTGTCAAATCCGATATCGAAAAAGGTCGTCGCATTATTGTACATTCGGGATAAGCCTTTGAGACATG CCGCTCTGCGTTTCCTCAAGGCTTGTCTGAGAACGCCCAATCACTTTATTCATCGACATTTTGTCAAGAACGATCTGTTAGGACCTCTTTTGATGTTactggaggaggagagttTAAGGGATAATATGATGAGTTCTGCCTGTATGGAAGTCGTCGAGCAGATCCGCAAG GACAATTTGAAGACTGTCATCAACTATCTCTTTGAAAACTATACACCCCGTCTCGAAGCACTTTCGCGTCGGCCGCTCATGCGGGGTATCATGATGGGAATTCGATCACGCTGGGAGATGAACAACGAGCCTACACCAAGCATGCCCCTCGTCGCTGCTACATCAGCTACATCGATCGGCGGAGAAGACGGCTGGGtgaacgaggagaagaaggaggatgattaCTTTAACGGATCGGACGATGAAACGGATAGGACGGTGGTCGACGATACGGAGAATGTGataggggaagaagaaggagaggaaggagcCGTGCCtgcaaagaggaagaggctgcAAAGTGGCGGTGGACCGAAAAAACGGGCCCAGCGAACGGGCAGTGCGCTCGGATTGGATTATGACGATAATTCAGACCCAGAATCACCAGTCTCCACACCACAACATACCGaacactcttcttcttccacccctGTGTTAACCACCACGACATCTCTCCTTGAACGAACAGTCTCTAGAGCGCAGGCAGTCGccgaaaaggagaagaacacatcagagctggaagaagatctgGGAGACGTGCAGGCTAAAATGCGGGAAAAGCGACGtcgggaggaagaggaagaagaggaaggcgggTTTGCGGGGTTGTTGGTTGGTGCCAAGCCGCAGCCGGTAGCGACTGTCGCCGCAAGTGCAGCGAGTGGAGGCGGGGCGATAGGAGCAGGAAAGggcgaagagggaaaggacgATGAGCGAGATACGGCTATGCAGAGTGAGGTGTCTACGACgggggaaggaaagaaggggttGAAGGATATGGGCAAAAAGATACGGCTGAATTTTGGGCTGGGTAAGAAGTTTAGCAAGTAG
- a CDS encoding hypothetical protein (HMMPfam hit to G10, G10 protein, score: 325.6, E(): 7.2e-95), which translates to MPKIRTQRTKPPPEGFEDIQDVLEDYEKKMRDAESESHEGKRKVEAVWPIMRLSHARSRYIYDLYYKRELISRELYDWLLKQGYADANLIAKWKKNGYEKLCCVRCIQTRDMNFQGSTCICRVPKAQLKKGTVVECPHCGCRGCASSD; encoded by the exons ATGCCCAAGATAAGAACACAACGTACAAAGCCTCCTCCTGAGGGATTCGAGGACATCCA GGATGTCCTCGAAGATtatgagaagaagatgcgaGATGCTGAGAGTGAATCGCACGAAGGAAAGCGAAAGGTTGAGGCTGTGTG GCCGATTATGCGACTATCACATGCTCGTTCCCGATACATCTACGATCTTTACTACAAGCGCGAGCTTATCTCACGAGAACTCTACGACTGGCTTTTAAAACAAGGATATGCCGACGCCAACCTCATAgcaaagtggaagaagaatggtTACGAGAAGCTGTGCTGTGTGCGATGTATTCAAACCCGCGATATGAACTTTCAGGGATCGACCTGCATCTGCAGAGTACCCAAGGCGCAGTTGAAAAAGGGCACAGTTGTCGAATGTCCTCATTGTG GTTGTCGAGGTTGTGCTTCCTCAGATTAG
- a CDS encoding hypothetical protein (Match to ESTs gb|CF191945.1|CF191945, gb|CF182981.1|CF182981) produces the protein MSVAHIADSKGVQGPAKWSAVKNAVQFSAAAKDKNRRNQTDTLPVSTTSTSVSAAFARSLVLFTGFLFKRPSKLFRPNRVDTWLGLRQLALSTEQTISPAFIRSLLRQKAGIIAVTLTILPPMLVNATLGFLLFTSHSLFTLGLSRLSFFQRKIEMEDGTEVDEEEDINLETLIRGPSIIPNHPTILSAIAGAGAGLVQGAAFTPVENVVRFLHQSATSWATLLARLVHLPVPEVPNAFEGKQPATPMQAIKNLFASETWRKNRNWWTGWRWVVARDALSYSCFFAAFDVTRRVALRVKALFGGNIEHGWENIFIIEFPDDHPQSASPSISNSPAKYRPDSDQPQAPTIARVAQATTIVTGGIIASYLAQMAGRPLRTCQRIMMLDERERMRAEKAQGRAQAGGAGSVSSSNSSNTLRRGKPHPILEVLRTKGIRPFIHSEGLLQSAPMKEAFQQEGRLVRTMKSVGWKMAAMGPWGFGFLVWAWVGGEV, from the exons ATGTCTGTCGCGCATATAGCAGACAGCAAAGGCGTCCAGGGACCCGCAAAATGGTCGGCTGTCAAGAACGCAGTGCAGTtctctgctgctgccaaggATAAGAACAGAAGAAACCAAACAGACACCTTGCCAGTGTCGACCACGTCTACCTCGGTTTCTGCGGCCTTTGCTAGATCTTTGGTGCTTTTTACCG GCTTTCTATTTAAACGGCCGTCAAAACTGTTCAGACCAAACAGAG TGGATACCTGGTTGGGTCTAAGGCAATTAGCTCTGTCAACTGAACAAACTATATCCCCAGCTTTCATCAGATCCCTTCTTAGACAAAAAGCTGGTATAATTGCGGTGACCCTGACGATCCTTCCTCCAATGCTGGTTAACGCAACGCTAGGCTTCCTGCTATTCACGTCCCATTCCCTCTTCACTCTGGGGCTCTCTCGGTTATCATTCTTCCAGAGAAAGATcgaaatggaagatgggaCGGAAgtcgacgaggaagaagatatcaATCTGGAAACATTGATCAGGGGTCCTTCAATCATTCCAAATCATCCGACGATTTTGTCTGCGATTGCTGGGGCGGGCGCAGGACTCGTGCAGGGTGCTGCCTTTACGCCAGTAGAGAATGTTGTACG TTTCCTTCACCAATCTGCCACATCTTGGGCTACACTTCTCGCCCGTCTTGTCCATTTGCCCGTACCCGAAGTACCCAATGCATTCGAAGGGAAACAACCGGCAACGCCTATGCAAGCCATCAAAAACTTGTTTGCAAGTGaaacttggaggaagaatagGAATTGGTGGACTGGATGGCGATGGGTGGTGGCTCGTGACGC ACTGAGCTATAGCTGTTTCTTTGCCGCCTTTGATGTTACGCGCCGCGTGGCTCTACGAGTAAAAGCCCTGTTTGGGGGTAATATTGAGCATGGTTGGGAAAACATATTTATTATCGAATTCCCAGACGATCATCCGCAAAGTGCATCCCCATCAATCTCCAACTCTCCTGCCAAATACCGCCCGGATTCCGATCAGCCCCAAGCGCCCACTATTGCCCGTGTCGCGCAAGCAACAACCATCGTCACTGGGGGCATTATTGCGAGCTATCTCGCACAGATGGCTGGGAGGCCGCTTAGGACTTGTCAAAGGATCATGATGCTTGAcgaaagggagaggatgcGTGCCGAAAAAGCACAAGGACGAGCTCAAGCTGGCGGAGCAGGAAGCGTTTCGAGCTCAAATAGCAGCAATACTTTGAGACGGGGCAAACCTCATCCAATACTTGAAGTTCTCCGAACTAAGGGTATCCGCCCCTTCATTCATTCAGAAGGACTGTTGCAGTCAGCACCGATGAAAGAGGCTTTTCAGCAAGAGGGCAGGCTGGTGAGGACGATGAAAAGTGTCGGATGGAAGATGGCCGCCATGGGTCCGTGGGGTTTTGGATTCCTAGTGTGGGCTTGGGTTGGTGGAGAAGTATGA
- a CDS encoding hypothetical protein (Match to EST gb|CF192825.1|CF192825) has protein sequence MSTTMVPVPQEELPVLEALINIRNRLTALKKDTTKFIRAPDVMPIYNSVVKQITRLNAIRDEQQQSHSALNPAPGSSTKPPPPPEANRVDQLLADVFGLLSLFFLTVGKSRETPAIYCQIASMRQILSHMDESGAYTEQFLIPFRERLDQLRSVIKQDSLEGKHPEPIVRLMIRKLEGVERQLDELFQSLTVLSVELVPIHQRLVQLRKELAALAAEPKPNKAEYKAILEELRKTDSKRVDGKFLGPGGSSVPEGQALLSGLLETCFEITQDIKAREAEEEVGPSLKPIYDRLSQMKNQLDQMTLTHRWTLRETDLYNYAMALREIDAMRVDGKFVDADGNKAEGQYALMFLLRRCYGLIYRLMSESEPISEELLPIASKQTLHNQEMSQRSPQIRRALHRARSLPLPPRPAPD, from the exons ATGTCTACAACTATGGTCCCAGTCCCGCAG GAAGAACTCCCTGTCCTCGAAGCACTCATAAACATCCGCAACAGGCTCACCGCCCTCAAAAAG GACACCACCAAATTCATCCGCGCCCCAGATGTCATGCCCATTTACAACTCGGTCGTGAAACAGATCACGCGCCTCAATGCTATCCGCGAcgagcagcagcaatcACACTCTGCACTCAACCCTGCTCCCGGCTCGTCCACAAAgccgccgcctccaccagAGGCTAATCGAGTCGATCAGCTTCTAGCCGATGTGTTCGGCCTGCtgagtctcttcttcttgacggTCGGAAAGAGCAGGGAGACGCCGGCGATCTATTGCCAGATTGCGTCCATGCGA CAAATCTTATCGCACATGGATGAATCAGGGGCGTACACTGAACAGTTCCTCATTCCTTTCCGAGAACGTCTAGACCAGTTGCGATCGGTTATCAAGCAAGACTCTCTGGAAGGCAAGCATCCTGAACCCATTGTACGACTGATGATTCGTAAACTGGAAGGTGTCG AACGCCAACTAGACGAACTTTTCCAATCACTCACCGTCCTATCCGTCGAACTCGTCCCTATCCACCAACGCCTCGTCCAACTCCGTAAAGAACTCGCAGCCCTCGCTGCCGAACCGAAACCCAACAAGGCCGAATACAAGGCTATACTCGAAGAACTGCGCAAGACTGACTCCAAACGGGTGGACGGCAAGTTTCTAGGTCCGGGCGGGTCGAGTGTACCAGAGGGACAGGCGTTGCTTTCCGGTTTGCTAGAAACCTGCTTCGAGATTACGCAGGATATCAAGGCGagggaggcggaggaggaagttggGCCGAGTTTGAAGCCCATCTATGATCGGTTATCGCAGATGAAGAATCAGCTGGATCAAATGA CACTGACACATCGATGGACGCTGAGAGAGACTGATCTTTACAA CTATGCAATGGCTCTCCGAGAGATTGACGCTATGCGAGTAGACGGCAAGTTTGTCGATGCCGACGGTAACAAGGCCGAAGGCCAATAT GCACTCATGTTCCTCCTCCGACGATGTTACGGTCTCATCTACCGCCTCATGTCTGAATCCGAACCCATTTCGGAAGAACTCTTACCCATCGCAA GCAAACAAACTCTCCACAATCAAGAAATGTCTCAACGAAGTCCTCAAATACGGCGGGCCCTACACCGCGCGCGATCTTTACCCTTACCACCTCGCCCTGCACCAGATTGA
- a CDS encoding hypothetical protein (HMMPfam hit to Peptidase_C48, Ulp1 protease family, C-terminal catalytic domain, score: 109.0, E(): 1.1e-29), producing MFSGNVGALNRRRTLRKATKSFDEVVQSKPQQEVYKPKQKREIGVKAQEQASKSFEFVSILKNLKALQLAKEKALKPSVPSKLSPQQESKVDAHLRNPKFKVTLNVSEVEAGSLRRLKPSTWLDDEVMNAYCDLMCSRFKDGKAGRKVHSLNSFFYGKLVDQGYAAGRLKRWTKKIDIFSLDVLIFPINQGNMHWTACAINFAKKRIEYYDSMGDYGNARKQVFRKVRGYVEAEHKEKKGRAMDWEGWHDYFNKNNGSDCGVFSCQTLEMITRGRDIVTQGFEFTAKDMPFMRRMMIYEIGEGKLEKRTWGSPAL from the exons ATGTTCTCAGGGAACGTAGGTGCTTTAAATCGGAGGAGAACGCTTAGAAAAG CCACCAAGTCATTTGACGAAGTTGTACAATCAAAACCGCAGCAAGAGGTTTACAAACCTAAACAAAAACGGGAAATAGGCGTCAAAGCCCAAGAGCAAGCCTCCAAGTC TTTTGAATTCGTCTCCATTCTCAAGAACCTCAAAGCACTGCAGCTCGCCAAAGAAAAGGCCCTCAAACCTTCCGTGCCATCCAAACTGTCTCCTCAACAAGAATCCAAAGTTGACGCACACCTTCGAAATCCCAAATTCAAAGTCACTCTCAACGTCTCTGAAGTGGAAGCTGGAAGTCTCAGGAGGCTCAAGCCTAGTACGTggttggatgatgaggtgATGAACGCGTACTGCGATTTGATGTGTAGTCGGTtcaaggatgggaaggcgGGGAGAAAAGTTCATTCTTTGAATTCCTTTTTCTATGGCAAGCTTGTGGATCAGGGGTACGCCGCTGGACGGTTGAAGCGATGGACTAAAAAA ATCGATATCTTCTCGCTCGAtgttctcatcttccctaTCAACCAAGGTAACATGCACTGGACCGCATGTGCCATTAATTTTGCCAAGAAACGGATAGAGTACTACGACTCGATGGGAGATTATGGGAATGCGAGGAAACAAGTGTTTAGAAAAGTGAGAGGATATGTGGAGGCTGAAcacaaggaaaagaaaggaagggcaaTGGATTGGGAAGGATGGCATGATTACTTCAACAAG AATAACGGTTCAGACTGTGGCGTCTTTTCATGCCAAACATTAGAGATGATCACTCGCGGTCGGGATATTGTCACCCAGGGTTTCGAGTTTACTGCGAAGGACATGCCGTTCATGAGGAGAATGATGATTTATGAGATTGGGGAAGGCAAATTAGAGAAGAGGACCTGGGGTTCGCCTGCGTTATAG
- a CDS encoding 60S ribosomal protein L2 (Match to ESTs gb|CF191298.1|CF191298, gb|CF189080.1|CF189080, gb|CF193101.1|CF193101; HMMPfam hit to Ribosomal_L2, Ribosomal Proteins L2, RNA binding domain, score: 65.7, E(): 1.2e-16; HMMPfam hit to Ribosomal_L2_C, Ribosomal Proteins L2, C-terminal domain, score: 233.2, E(): 4.7e-67), with the protein MGRVIRAQRKSGGIFKSHTHHNKNPARLRNLDFAEKNGYIRGVVKDIIHDAGRGAPLATVVFRDPYRYKLRKETFLAAEGLSTGSFVYCGKKATLNVGNVLPIGQCPEGTIVCNVEEKIGDRGALARTSGNYATIIGHSESGVTRIRLPSGSKKTVSSRCRATVGIIAGGGRIDKPFLKAGRKYHAMRAKRNSWPRTRGVAMNPVDHPHGGGNHQHIGHASTMARDAPAGQKAGLIAARRTGLLRGTQGKNVDNA; encoded by the exons ATGGGTCGAGTCATCCGCGCGCAGCGAAAGTCCGGGGGTATCTTCAAGTCCCACACCCACCACAACAAGAACCCCGCTAGGTTGAGGAACCTCGACTTTGCCGAGAAGAACGGTTACATCAGGGGTGTTGTCAAGGACATCATCCACGACGCTGGGCG AGGTGCTCCCCTTGCTACCGTTGTCTTCCGTGACCCTTACCGATACAAGCTCCGAAAGGAGACTTTCCTCGCTGCTGAGGGTCTCTCCACCGGTTCTTTCGTCTACTGCGGTAAGAAGGCTACCCTCAACGTCGGCAACGTCCTCCCCATCGGCCAGTGCCCCGAAGGTACCATTGTCTGCAAcgtcgaggagaagattggcGACCGAGGAGCGCTTGCCCGAACCTCTGGTAACTACGCCACCATCATCGGCCACAGTGAGAGTGGTGTGACCCGAATCAGGTTGCCCTCTGGCTCCAAGAAGACTGTCTCTTCCCGATGCAGGGCTACCGTCGGTATCATcgctggtggtggtaggATTGACAAGCCCTTCCTCAAGGCTGGTAGGAAGTACCACGCTATGCGTGCTAAGAGGAACTCTTGGCCCCGAACTCGTGGTGTGGCTATGAACCCCGTCGACCACCCTCACGGTGGTGGTAACCACCAG CACATTGGTCACGCCTCTACCATGGCTCGCGACGCTCCCGCCGGTCAAAAAGCCGGTCTCATTGCTGCCAGGAGGACTGGTCTTCTC AGGGGTACCCAGGGCAAGAACGTCGACAACGCTTAA